DNA from Cyanobacterium sp. T60_A2020_053:
TGATACCGTTGCCAGCGCCCCAAATAAGAAGCAATCAGTAAATGTAACATCTCAGAATTAGTAGGAATAAAAGCCAACGCCTCCTCTAACTCGTTAATGGCTTCATCCCAATGACGATAACGACAGTAACCTTGAGCTCGAGTATAGTTATCACCAGCCCTTTTTCGGGCAAACGCAATATCTTCAGGGGAAATACCAACTTCTTCCGCAATTTGTTTCAATTCTTCTGAGGTAGGAATGCGACAACCTGACTGGCTAAACTCAGTTAAACGCTCGATAAATAAGGAGATACTGGGATGAGAGTTAGAAATACTAATGGATTCTGCCATAATCTTATCGAATAATAAAGGGTTTAAAACCCCGTTTGTTAAGACGTGAGCAAAGAAACAGAGTAGTTCAAGCTATCTTTAAATTTACCTTTGCTCTTTGCCCTTTTGACGTAATTTTTCTAGTATTATTTTGCCACAAATATTAAAAAAATGGTGAGAGACAATTTTTAAAATACAAATTCTAAGTTAATAATTAACTCATGATTGTCATTATAATCAAGATAAATTTGGTTAATAAATTCTCTTAAATAAAATCTTTTTTCTGGTTCTGATAAATCGTGCCAAAATTGAGGTAACGCTAAATCACTACTCATTTTTACTAAATTAGCTGGAGGAAGTTGTGCTAATTTTTCTTTTAATTCGACAATTTCTTGATTAAGCTGATATTTTCTTATTTCAGCCGTTTTTATATCTAAAATATTTTCTTTAATAAAATTATCTAATTTACTTAATATCTGCTGTTTACTAATAATGTTTGATTTGAATTGTTCTGCCACTTCTTCTATATTTATCTGATTAAAATTTGTTGATTTTTGTGGTAATTTTTGACAAATTATGTTAATGATTTCCTTTAAAATTTTCTCATAAATAAGAGAAGGACAAGGCATATTTTTAAAACATTGAACAGGAGTTAAATAGAGATATTTTTGCTCTTTTCTTTTTTGATTAACTTGATTGATTTTGTACAAAGAATCACAAGTTTGACATTTGATTAATCCAGCTAAACAGTGACGGGCGCTGGTGCTACGGGAAGAAAATCGGCGATGACTCTTTAAAATTCTCTCGATTTGGGCGCTTTCTTCTCTGCTAATAATTGCCGTGTGAGTATTAGCCATAATGGTTTTATTTTTATGGGCTAAATCACCTCGATAAACAGGATTTTTTAACCAATTTAAAGCTG
Protein-coding regions in this window:
- a CDS encoding recombinase family protein, which codes for MSIIVYSYIEPSFQEIPSSFCWGLEVDKIYQDIGSRYQLDKLFADCQQNPPQYLLIQGLEELGDNLAEVWRALDFLESLSVEIIAVNQPYNSSQFKVIGSEEKREKLTKIWRDIEQKIYSHKLKKSHAEKRLRAHLPPGKAPYGYQRGQENYLINRATAPIIRSFFERFLLYASLTDSVNYIKRKYNKKIALSTALNWLKNPVYRGDLAHKNKTIMANTHTAIISREESAQIERILKSHRRFSSRSTSARHCLAGLIKCQTCDSLYKINQVNQKRKEQKYLYLTPVQCFKNMPCPSLIYEKILKEIINIICQKLPQKSTNFNQINIEEVAEQFKSNIISKQQILSKLDNFIKENILDIKTAEIRKYQLNQEIVELKEKLAQLPPANLVKMSSDLALPQFWHDLSEPEKRFYLREFINQIYLDYNDNHELIINLEFVF